The following coding sequences are from one Planctomycetota bacterium window:
- a CDS encoding DUF1080 domain-containing protein gives MLVAGLCGVVRAEDESPGVSLIARDSLAGWDAGPEAPRGWSVKNGVLHCEKGCSPITSAWTFGEFEFTLSWRGAPLELSFVGASDGEVIYSGVEGEEVDGTRTIQGKRQGKRIEWAELRGSGSATGEWDPTERVAFRFASTGKAVQITELSVTEPRGKPLFNGRDLTGWWTPGNIGSWPVIDGKIVCINDKGDYLRTEKEYGNFTLSFEYKMAKGGNSGVGIRTPRAAWPSTEGMELQLMDEPAEMPITRHSTMSIYGNVPPLRRNDRSEEWNRVVVKAEGYMISAWMNGELVQQVNTFWSPELKHRFLNGWIGLQDHGARTEFRNIYVLEGASSPGLDQWYQPRRMTGAQTLVNQLMNTEALSRRDVLRPMQPKSIDPFETYPKLDNGRLMGVFEGRGALLSISGLQHSSARLRMYVDGVKQPTIDCVANELLKHVPTIREDLNGPLVYFPFAHQLVVTMEAERVPEHDIEVVAIDEPTKLETVAAAEPELTRQLLPALSYRWEQHGHGGIRQHDRLRKAESEQLTIEPGARIKLVELDGTGVVHWFRLRVPTKTLQAEDLWLEITADGESAPTIAAPVRYFFPGLDQGKNYQNLVVLNKDGLFNRLAMPYVQGISFAVVNRAKRAHKEVQLQVAYDESYRLSDGIRLPLRGFFQRGGELAHQLPSPDARIVGLIAAENGSKSIEPNASPPNELMFRLPIGQPELRETFVGSYHGLSWRWWLTTQPLASQVRLPYSWPTHNWLVLYYTSTGEAR, from the coding sequence GTGCTTGTGGCAGGGTTGTGCGGTGTCGTCCGGGCCGAGGACGAATCGCCCGGTGTCAGTCTGATTGCCCGCGACTCTCTGGCCGGTTGGGACGCCGGACCCGAGGCGCCGCGCGGCTGGAGCGTGAAGAACGGCGTTCTGCACTGCGAGAAGGGGTGTTCGCCGATCACCAGTGCTTGGACGTTCGGCGAGTTTGAATTCACACTGAGCTGGCGTGGTGCGCCGCTTGAGTTGAGCTTCGTCGGAGCGAGCGATGGTGAAGTGATTTACTCCGGGGTCGAGGGGGAGGAGGTAGACGGCACTCGCACCATCCAGGGCAAGCGGCAGGGCAAGCGAATCGAATGGGCTGAATTGAGGGGAAGCGGCTCGGCCACCGGCGAATGGGATCCTACGGAACGTGTCGCGTTCCGGTTCGCGAGTACCGGCAAGGCAGTCCAGATCACCGAGTTGAGTGTCACCGAACCTCGCGGGAAGCCGCTATTCAACGGTCGCGACCTGACGGGATGGTGGACGCCGGGGAACATTGGTTCGTGGCCAGTGATCGACGGCAAGATCGTCTGCATCAACGACAAAGGAGACTATCTGCGAACCGAGAAGGAATACGGCAACTTTACCCTGTCGTTCGAATACAAGATGGCCAAAGGGGGTAACTCGGGCGTCGGCATTCGCACGCCGCGGGCCGCCTGGCCCAGCACCGAGGGGATGGAATTACAGTTGATGGACGAGCCCGCCGAAATGCCGATCACGCGGCATTCGACGATGAGCATTTATGGCAACGTGCCGCCGCTGCGACGCAATGACCGATCCGAGGAGTGGAACCGGGTCGTGGTCAAAGCCGAGGGGTACATGATCTCGGCCTGGATGAACGGCGAGTTGGTCCAGCAGGTCAACACGTTCTGGTCCCCCGAGTTGAAGCATCGGTTCCTGAATGGTTGGATCGGCCTGCAAGACCACGGCGCCCGAACCGAGTTTCGCAACATCTACGTCTTGGAAGGAGCGTCGTCGCCAGGTTTGGACCAGTGGTATCAACCACGGCGCATGACCGGCGCGCAAACGCTGGTGAATCAACTGATGAACACCGAGGCGCTCTCGCGCCGTGACGTGTTACGACCAATGCAGCCGAAGAGCATTGATCCATTCGAGACTTATCCCAAGCTCGATAACGGCCGGCTGATGGGGGTGTTTGAAGGGCGGGGGGCGCTGCTGTCGATCAGTGGCTTGCAGCACAGTTCGGCCCGTCTGCGCATGTACGTCGATGGCGTCAAGCAGCCGACGATTGATTGCGTGGCGAACGAATTGCTGAAGCATGTACCGACGATTCGTGAGGATCTCAATGGCCCGCTCGTTTATTTCCCGTTCGCGCATCAGCTCGTCGTCACCATGGAAGCCGAACGAGTGCCCGAGCATGACATCGAAGTCGTGGCGATCGACGAACCAACCAAGCTCGAGACCGTTGCCGCCGCCGAACCCGAGTTGACGCGGCAATTGCTGCCGGCCCTGTCCTATCGTTGGGAGCAGCATGGTCATGGCGGCATTCGACAACACGACCGACTGCGCAAGGCGGAAAGCGAACAACTGACCATCGAGCCCGGCGCGCGCATCAAGCTGGTGGAACTCGACGGCACAGGCGTCGTGCATTGGTTTCGTTTGCGCGTGCCCACCAAGACGCTCCAAGCCGAAGACCTATGGCTGGAAATCACGGCCGACGGGGAAAGCGCGCCGACGATCGCCGCGCCGGTGCGGTATTTCTTCCCGGGACTCGATCAGGGGAAGAACTATCAGAATCTTGTCGTGCTGAACAAAGACGGGTTGTTCAATCGGTTGGCCATGCCCTATGTGCAGGGAATCTCGTTTGCCGTGGTCAATCGTGCCAAGCGTGCGCACAAGGAAGTGCAGTTGCAGGTCGCGTACGATGAATCGTACCGACTAAGCGATGGAATCAGGCTGCCACTGCGGGGGTTCTTTCAGCGGGGTGGCGAACTGGCGCACCAGCTACCGTCGCCCGACGCTCGAATTGTCGGCCTGATCGCGGCGGAAAACGGCAGTAAGTCCATTGAGCCAAATGCCTCGCCGCCGAATGAATTGATGTTCCGCCTGCCAATCGGGCAACCAGAACTGCGCGAGACCTTTGTGGGCAGTTATCACGGCCTGTCATGGCGGTGGTGGCTGACGACGCAACCATTGGCAAGTCAGGTCCGGCTTCCCTACTCGTGGCCAACGCATAACTGGCTGGTGTTATATTATACGTCCACTGGCGAAGCGCGTTAG
- a CDS encoding gamma-glutamyltransferase, translating to MNISPWAAHLICASLLGMLPTLVLAQPADAKARSAGDWRAEGKQGAVAAGGAEAVAAGMQILQARGNAADAAVATVLALSVTDSDQFCFGGEVPFVLYDAKRGVVEVVCGQGAAPRLATREHFSARGGIPLSGLEPAAVPAVLGACVTVLDRFGTLRFADVAAPALAILDRHAEPWHADLAATLRRLIEAEESGAGDRRRGLRLVDDFFYRGPLARELSAWCEANGGLIRYHDLARHVTRVEEPVSVEYRGYQVYKCGVWSQGPMALQTLQLLSGFELSPLGHNQAQTVHLTFEAMKLALADRDIYYADPLYADVPLEQLLAPSYAEARRALIDPQKASLEQRPGDPRQGRPLLDEANKRVGLGGPNRDTTTCVTADAAGNMVAATPSGWSGVLAGKTGIWLGTRLQSFNIWKDHPNCIEPGKRPRITLTPTIVLKDNKPTLAISVAGGDRQDQTGLQVLLNAVDFGMLPAQAVTAERFATDHHLGSFGQTPAKLGSLTAYDTVDEKTIAELKRLGHRVKQQRGPSASPVMIAIDPRDGTIRAAGDPSAGRHAAAW from the coding sequence ATGAACATCTCGCCTTGGGCTGCCCATTTGATTTGCGCTAGCCTGCTGGGCATGTTGCCGACTCTGGTCTTGGCTCAACCGGCCGACGCAAAGGCGCGTTCGGCGGGGGACTGGCGAGCCGAAGGGAAGCAAGGGGCGGTTGCCGCCGGCGGCGCCGAGGCAGTCGCGGCGGGGATGCAGATTCTGCAAGCGCGAGGCAACGCGGCCGACGCGGCCGTCGCCACGGTGCTGGCCCTGAGCGTGACCGACAGCGATCAGTTCTGCTTTGGCGGCGAGGTGCCGTTCGTCCTCTACGATGCCAAGCGCGGCGTCGTCGAAGTGGTCTGCGGCCAAGGGGCCGCGCCGCGGTTGGCAACTCGCGAGCACTTTTCCGCGCGCGGAGGGATTCCCCTGTCGGGGCTCGAGCCGGCGGCGGTGCCGGCCGTGCTGGGGGCGTGCGTCACGGTGCTCGACCGGTTTGGCACGTTGCGGTTTGCCGACGTGGCCGCGCCGGCGCTAGCGATCTTGGATCGACACGCCGAGCCGTGGCATGCCGACCTGGCCGCCACCTTGCGCCGGTTGATCGAGGCCGAAGAGTCGGGCGCCGGCGACCGGCGGCGCGGCTTGCGACTGGTCGACGATTTTTTTTATCGCGGCCCGCTCGCGCGGGAACTGTCGGCCTGGTGCGAAGCCAACGGCGGGTTGATTCGCTATCACGATCTGGCGCGGCACGTGACACGCGTCGAAGAACCGGTCAGCGTCGAGTACCGCGGGTATCAGGTTTACAAGTGCGGCGTCTGGTCCCAGGGGCCGATGGCGCTGCAAACATTGCAATTGCTGTCAGGTTTCGAGCTGTCGCCGCTGGGACACAACCAGGCCCAAACGGTCCACCTGACCTTCGAGGCGATGAAGCTGGCGCTGGCCGATCGGGACATTTACTACGCTGACCCGTTGTATGCCGACGTGCCGCTCGAACAGTTGCTGGCTCCCAGCTATGCCGAGGCCCGCCGCGCGTTGATCGATCCGCAAAAAGCCTCGCTCGAACAGCGCCCCGGCGATCCACGCCAGGGACGCCCCTTGCTCGACGAGGCAAACAAGCGCGTCGGCCTGGGGGGGCCGAATCGTGACACAACTACCTGCGTGACGGCCGACGCGGCGGGGAACATGGTCGCGGCGACGCCCAGCGGTTGGAGCGGCGTGCTGGCCGGCAAGACCGGCATCTGGCTGGGCACGCGGTTGCAAAGTTTCAACATCTGGAAAGATCACCCCAACTGCATCGAGCCGGGCAAGCGGCCGCGGATCACCCTGACGCCGACGATTGTGCTAAAGGACAACAAGCCGACGCTGGCCATCAGCGTGGCCGGCGGCGATCGTCAGGATCAGACCGGCTTGCAGGTGCTGTTGAACGCGGTTGACTTCGGTATGTTGCCGGCCCAGGCGGTGACCGCCGAGCGGTTTGCCACGGATCATCACCTGGGCTCGTTCGGTCAGACGCCGGCCAAGCTGGGAAGTTTGACGGCTTATGACACCGTGGACGAAAAGACGATCGCCGAGTTGAAACGATTGGGGCATCGCGTCAAACAACAGCGCGGGCCATCGGCGTCGCCCGTGATGATTGCCATCGATCCGCGTGACGGCACGATTCGCGCCGCCGGCGATCCGTCGGCGGGGCGTCACGCCGCAGCTTGGTAG
- the sucC gene encoding ADP-forming succinate--CoA ligase subunit beta, with amino-acid sequence MKIHEFQAKGILRQAGVPVPAGEVARSGEEAAAAFTKLGGALAVVKAQIHAGGRGKGTIKTNQAQRGVQLVRSPDEAKQVAANLIGNELVTIQTGAAGQQVSQVLVEAGCKIARELYLGIVVDRGSKAPVLMVSNQGGMDIEEVAAHTPELIFKEAFDPEAGLRPYQARKLAVLLGLRGASLGHAEKFMRGLCQVFLKQDCSLLEINPLVVTDNGELIALDAKMTFDDNALYRHKDLLELRDLAEENPDEVRAAAAGLSFVKLDGNIGCLVNGAGLAMSTMDLIKLHGGSPANFLDVGGGANVEQVTEAFRILLSDKLVKAVLVNIFGGIMRCTTIATAVVEAYKTVGFNVPLVVRLEGTEVEEGRKILAGSGVNIIAATDLTDAAKKVVAAAK; translated from the coding sequence ATGAAAATTCACGAGTTCCAGGCCAAGGGCATTTTGCGACAAGCCGGCGTGCCGGTCCCAGCGGGCGAAGTGGCCCGTTCGGGCGAAGAAGCGGCCGCCGCGTTTACCAAGCTGGGGGGCGCGCTGGCCGTTGTGAAGGCCCAGATCCATGCCGGCGGCCGCGGCAAGGGAACCATCAAGACCAATCAGGCCCAGCGCGGCGTGCAACTGGTCCGCAGCCCTGACGAGGCCAAGCAAGTCGCCGCCAACCTGATCGGCAACGAGCTGGTCACCATTCAAACCGGCGCTGCCGGTCAACAGGTGAGCCAGGTACTGGTCGAAGCCGGCTGTAAGATCGCTCGCGAGTTGTACCTGGGCATTGTCGTCGACCGGGGCAGCAAAGCGCCGGTCCTGATGGTGTCGAACCAGGGTGGCATGGACATCGAAGAAGTCGCCGCCCACACGCCCGAGTTGATCTTCAAAGAAGCGTTCGACCCCGAGGCGGGCCTGCGACCCTATCAGGCTCGCAAGCTGGCCGTGTTGCTAGGACTGCGCGGCGCGAGCCTGGGTCATGCCGAGAAGTTCATGCGCGGCTTGTGCCAGGTCTTCTTGAAGCAGGATTGCAGTCTGCTGGAAATCAATCCGCTGGTCGTCACCGACAACGGCGAGCTGATCGCGCTCGACGCCAAGATGACGTTCGACGACAACGCCCTGTATCGCCACAAAGACCTGTTGGAACTACGCGACTTGGCCGAAGAAAACCCCGACGAAGTCCGGGCGGCCGCCGCGGGGCTCAGCTTTGTGAAGCTCGATGGCAACATCGGTTGTCTGGTCAACGGCGCTGGTTTGGCCATGAGCACGATGGACCTGATCAAGCTGCACGGCGGCTCGCCGGCCAACTTCTTGGACGTCGGCGGCGGCGCCAACGTCGAGCAAGTGACCGAAGCGTTCCGCATCCTGCTGTCAGACAAGCTGGTGAAGGCCGTGCTGGTGAATATCTTCGGCGGCATCATGCGCTGCACGACGATCGCCACGGCCGTGGTCGAGGCGTACAAGACCGTGGGCTTCAACGTGCCGCTGGTCGTACGTCTGGAAGGGACCGAAGTCGAAGAAGGTCGCAAGATCCTGGCCGGTAGCGGCGTGAACATCATTGCCGCCACCGACTTGACCGA